The Engystomops pustulosus chromosome 9, aEngPut4.maternal, whole genome shotgun sequence genome includes a window with the following:
- the LOC140076757 gene encoding protein kinase C delta type-like, with translation MDSEEEEIVKRRRKKKRRPTSGPSADGQSGIEDEDFVFKRRRPKKRRTVPSSSDEEQKTPKKRSKKRKRRAPSSSSKKSSTPPDDEDVIVRRKGAKKRKFVLNSSPESTIKTQDQRVSDDSGVRPSCSRSTISDTIRQRLTFHHVLGRGNFGKVVLAEDTSNHQKYAVKIISKRSLLSTGNEADVLVEHRVLQLASGSPFLVRSDFAFQTKMLVLFGLEYMSCGDFQHLLQVTGRLTIPSATFYAAELVCGIQFLHSKGVIHRDLKPENILVAESGHIKISDFGLAIDNMLGDRTATEYAGTEGYVAPEMEAGEEYGAGVDWYSFGVILNEMLTSKCKYHPALYDASSSGAKDIIRKLLRKDPAKRLGVHRNIRSHRFFQHIDWVSVEALRMPPPHIPVPSTPPCRARPFNLVTMEAAEAIIGPLPEKDQAMFRGFSFVT, from the exons ATGGATTCGGAGGAAGAGGAGATAGtgaagaggaggagaaagaagaagagaagaccaaCCTCTGGCCCATCGGCTGATGGGCAGAGCGGGATAGAGGACGAAGATTTCGTCTTCAAGAGGAGAAGACCCAAGAAGCGACGCACCGTCCCGTCCTCATCTGATGAAGAACAGAAGACGCCTAAAAAGAGGagcaagaagaggaagaggagagcaCCTTCCAGCTCCTCCAAGAAGTCTTCTACCCCACCAGATGATGAAGATGTCATCGTGCGCAGGAAAGGTGCCAAGAAGAGGAAATTTGTCTTGAACTCTTCACCTGAGTCTACAATCAAGACACAAGACCAGAGAGTCTCAG ATGACAGCGGTGTCCGGCCATCCTGCTCTAGAAGCACAATCTCTGATACCATCAGACAGAGATTAACCTTCCATCATGTGCTCGGGCGAGGAAATTTTGGAAAGGTCGTCCTGGCAGAGGATACTTCTAACCATCAGAAGTACGCTGTTAAGATCATCAGCAAGAGATCCCTGCTCTCCACTGGCAATGAGGCGGATGTGTTGGTGGAGCACCGAGTCCTTCAGCTGGCATCTGGGAGCCCCTTCCTGGTCCGCAGTGACTTTGCATTCCAGACCAAGATGCTTGTTCTATTTGGGCTGGAATACATGAGCTGCGGGGACTTCCAACATCTCCTCCAGGTGACGGGGCGGCTTACCATCCCCAGCGCAACATTCTATGCCGCTGAGCTCGTGTGTGGCATCCAATTCCTCCACTCTAAGGGCGTCATCCACAGAGACCTCAAGCCCGAGAACATCCTGGTGGCTGAGTCGGGCCATATTAAGATCTCAGATTTCGGTCTCGCAATTGACAACATGCTTGGAGACCGCACAGCCACCGAATATGCTGGGACCGAAGGCTATGTGGCTCCTGAG ATGGAGGCTGGCGAGGAGTATGGCGCCGGAGTGGACTGGTATTCATTTGGTGTCATCTTAAATGAAATGCTTACCAGCAAGTGCAAATATCATCCTGCACTTTATGACGCATCGTCCTCCGGCGCCAAAGACATCATCAGAAAG CTCCTCCGGAAAGATCCCGCCAAGCGCTTAGGAGTCCACCGGAACATCCGTAGCCACCGGTTTTTCCAGCATATTGATTGGGTCTCTGTGGAAGCCCTTCGGATGCCCCCACCGCACATCCCTGTA CCATCTACACCTCCCTGCCGTGCCAGACCATTCAACCTGGTcacaatggaggcagcagaggccaTAATAGGACCCTTACCAGAGAAAGACCAGGCCATGTTCAGAGGGTTCTCCTTTGTCACCTGA
- the SYP gene encoding synaptophysin → MDVVNQLVAGGQFRIVKEPLGFIKILEWLFSIFAFATCGSYSGQFTLSVECSNKTESKPNIKVDFEYPFKLHQEYFEAPTCRGGATTKVFLVGDYSSSAEFFVTIAVFAFLYSLGALVTYIFLQNKYRENNKGPMIDCIVTAVFAFLWLVSSSAWAKGLSDIKLATDPELIKNQILACESQENKCQEVRDPVMSGLNTSVAFGFLNCIIWLGNLWFVFKETGWTAPFMKYPPPAQEKQPAPDTYAQGQGYAQQDSYGQQGGYQPDYYGQQPEYNQQGYSQGGYSQQGVPTSFSNQM, encoded by the exons ATGGACGTGGTCAACCAG CTGGTGGCAGGGGGGCAGTTTCGTATCGTGAAAGAACCTTTGGGATTCATCAAAATCTTGGAATGG CTATTTTCTATCTTTGCCTTTGCGACATGCGGAAGCTACAGTGGACAATTCACCCTGAGCGTCGAATGTAGCAACAAAACTGAGAGCAAGCCGAATATTAAAGTGGATTTTGAATATCCATTTAA GCTGCACCAGGAGTACTTTGAGGCCCCTACATGCCGGGGGGGTGCTACAACCAAGGTGTTTTTGGTTGGGGATTATTCCTCCTCTGCTGAGTTTTTCGTCACAATAGCAGTGTTCGCCTTCCTTTACTCTCTCGGAGCACTTGTCACTTACATTTTCCTACAGAACAAATATCGCGAGAACAACAAAGGCCCCATGATC gACTGTATAGTGACAGCGGTCTTTGCCTTCCTGTGGCTGGTAAGTTCAAGTGCATGGGCCAAGGGCTTGTCTGACATTAAGTTGGCTACTGACCCCGAGTTGATCAAGAATCAGATCCTTGCCTGTGAGAGTCAAGAAAACAAATGTCAAGAAGTGCGAGATCCTGTCATGTCCGGGCTTAATACCTCTGTG GCCTTCGGCTTCCTGAACTGCATAATTTGGCTTGGAAACCTTTGGTTCGTATTCAAAGAGACTGGATGGACCGCTCCATTCATGAAGTACCCACCACCCGCCCAGGAGAAACAGCCTGCTCCAGACACCTACGCCCAGGGTCAGGGATACGCTCAGCAGGACTCATATGGACAACAAGGAGGTTATCAGCCCGACTATTATGGCCAACAGCCTGAATACAACCAACAGGGGTACAGCCAAGGGGGGTATAGCCAGCAAGGTGTCCCTACCTCTTTCTCCAACCAGATGTGA